Proteins encoded in a region of the Corynebacterium genitalium ATCC 33030 genome:
- a CDS encoding type II toxin-antitoxin system RelE family toxin has product MSYKVELTAKARKQLKKMDRFDARILATWIKNNLDGCADPRAFGKSLTANRSGEWRYRVGSYRILALIKDETVTIEVFTVGHRSVVYGD; this is encoded by the coding sequence ATGTCCTACAAAGTCGAACTCACCGCCAAGGCCCGTAAACAGCTCAAGAAGATGGACCGATTCGACGCCCGAATTCTTGCTACCTGGATCAAAAACAACCTCGACGGCTGCGCTGACCCGCGCGCATTCGGCAAATCATTGACAGCGAACCGCTCCGGGGAATGGCGCTACCGAGTTGGCTCTTACCGGATTCTCGCACTCATTAAGGACGAAACAGTCACCATTGAGGTCTTCACCGTCGGCCACAGAAGCGTGGTCTACGGAGACTAG
- the relB gene encoding type II toxin-antitoxin system RelB family antitoxin, producing the protein MATMTIRMNAEDAELVRKFASFSGVTISDFARSAILEKIEDTYDLQELREAIADDSGERFTIDDVLTELR; encoded by the coding sequence ATGGCCACGATGACAATCCGCATGAACGCAGAGGACGCCGAGCTGGTCCGCAAGTTCGCGAGCTTCTCCGGCGTCACGATCTCCGATTTCGCCCGCTCCGCCATTCTTGAAAAGATCGAAGATACTTATGACCTGCAGGAACTACGTGAGGCGATCGCCGACGATTCCGGCGAGCGCTTCACCATCGACGACGTGCTCACCGAGCTGCGCTAA
- a CDS encoding DUF1846 domain-containing protein: MGYTVGFDRDKYIAMQSEQISKRREAIGGKLYLEMGGKLFDDHHASRVLPGFTPDNKIAMLEAIKDEVEIVVCVAAPDLVRQKVRADIGITYEDEVLRLIDGFRERNFLVDNVVITQYESGPDQADAFRDKLEKLGLTVNLHRVIPGYPNDISRIVSEEGFGRNDYVETTRDVVVMTAPGPGSGKMATCLSQVYADNRRGISAGYAKFETFPIWNLPLEHPINLAYEAATVDLDDINVIDQYHLAAYGEQVSSYNRDVDAFPLLKALLLEATGTQPYQSPTDMGVNMAGYGISDDAACRYAANQEIIRRFLAAQVDARRGDVAENVPERAANVMRKAGLTVEDRPVVGPALAIADTTGNPGAALELPDGSIVTGKTSDLLGPSAAVLLNALKKLAGIDDEVHLLSPDSIEPIQTLKTTYLGSRNPRLHTDEVLIALSASASEDDNARLALEQLQSLRGCDAHITTILGSVDEGIFRSLGVLATTEPEYWRKTLYHRR; encoded by the coding sequence ATGGGGTACACAGTCGGATTCGACCGCGACAAGTACATTGCGATGCAGTCGGAGCAGATTTCGAAGCGTCGTGAAGCAATCGGCGGAAAGCTCTACCTCGAGATGGGCGGCAAGCTTTTCGACGACCACCATGCCTCCCGCGTCCTGCCCGGGTTCACCCCGGACAACAAGATCGCCATGCTCGAAGCGATCAAGGACGAAGTGGAGATCGTCGTCTGCGTCGCCGCGCCTGACCTGGTCCGGCAAAAGGTCCGCGCGGACATCGGCATCACCTACGAGGACGAGGTTTTAAGGCTTATCGACGGCTTCCGCGAGCGCAACTTCCTCGTGGACAACGTCGTGATCACCCAGTACGAAAGCGGCCCTGACCAAGCCGATGCCTTCCGGGACAAGCTGGAGAAACTGGGGTTGACGGTCAATCTGCACCGCGTGATTCCCGGGTACCCGAACGACATTTCGCGGATCGTCTCGGAGGAGGGCTTCGGCCGCAACGACTACGTGGAGACCACCCGCGACGTGGTGGTCATGACCGCGCCGGGCCCGGGCTCCGGCAAGATGGCCACCTGCCTCAGCCAGGTGTATGCCGACAACAGGCGCGGCATTTCCGCTGGCTACGCAAAGTTCGAGACATTCCCTATCTGGAATCTGCCGCTCGAGCACCCGATCAACCTGGCCTATGAGGCAGCGACGGTCGACCTCGACGACATCAACGTCATCGACCAGTACCACCTGGCCGCGTACGGTGAGCAGGTTTCCAGCTACAACCGTGATGTTGACGCGTTCCCTCTGCTCAAAGCGTTGCTGCTCGAGGCGACGGGGACGCAGCCGTACCAGTCCCCCACCGACATGGGCGTGAACATGGCAGGCTACGGCATCTCCGACGACGCCGCCTGCCGGTACGCCGCCAACCAGGAGATCATCCGTCGCTTCCTTGCCGCTCAGGTCGACGCGCGCCGGGGTGATGTGGCTGAGAACGTGCCGGAGCGCGCCGCGAATGTCATGCGCAAGGCAGGGCTGACTGTGGAAGACCGCCCGGTCGTCGGCCCGGCGCTCGCGATTGCTGACACCACGGGCAATCCCGGCGCGGCGCTGGAGCTTCCCGACGGTTCCATCGTCACCGGCAAGACCTCTGACCTGCTCGGACCATCGGCAGCCGTGCTGCTCAACGCCCTGAAAAAGCTCGCCGGCATCGACGACGAAGTGCACCTGCTCTCCCCCGACTCGATCGAGCCGATCCAGACGCTGAAGACGACGTACCTCGGCTCGCGCAACCCTCGCCTGCACACTGACGAGGTGCTCATCGCGCTGTCCGCTTCCGCCTCGGAAGACGACAACGCCCGGCTCGCGCTGGAGCAGCTGCAGTCGCTGCGCGGTTGCGATGCTCACATCACCACCATCTTGGGTTCTGTGGATGAGGGGATCTTCCGCTCGCTCGGTGTGCTGGCAACAACGGAGCCGGAGTACTGGCGCAAAACTCTGTACCACAGGCGTTAA
- a CDS encoding rhodanese-related sulfurtransferase — protein MTSKILLYYQFRPIPDPEAIRLWQRDLCEGLGLNGRIIISPDGINGTVGGDINACKAYVRKTKEYFRGIEFKWSEGGKEDFPKLSVKVRDEIVTFGVPEELRVDDNGVVGGGTHLKPEEVNELVEKRGDDVVFFDGRNAYEAEIGKFKGAVVPDVETTHDFIAELESGKYDWMKDKPVVSYCTGGIRCEILSSLMKNRGFEEVYQIDGGIVRYGEKYGNSGLWEGSLYVFDKRMHTEFGAGADDDPEFVQLGHCVHCGAPTNQHYNCANEPECRQQYLSCEACRAENPYCAECSQGA, from the coding sequence GTGACCAGCAAAATCCTGCTCTACTACCAGTTCCGCCCGATCCCGGACCCGGAGGCGATCCGGCTCTGGCAGCGCGACCTGTGCGAGGGGCTGGGCCTCAACGGCCGGATCATCATCTCCCCTGACGGCATCAACGGCACCGTCGGCGGGGACATCAACGCGTGCAAAGCGTACGTCCGCAAAACCAAGGAATACTTCCGCGGCATCGAGTTCAAGTGGTCCGAGGGCGGCAAGGAGGACTTCCCCAAACTGTCGGTCAAGGTGCGCGACGAAATTGTCACCTTCGGCGTGCCCGAGGAATTGCGTGTCGACGACAACGGGGTCGTCGGCGGAGGCACGCACTTGAAGCCGGAGGAGGTCAATGAGCTCGTCGAAAAGCGTGGCGACGATGTCGTGTTCTTTGACGGCCGCAACGCGTACGAAGCGGAGATCGGCAAGTTCAAAGGCGCTGTCGTGCCCGATGTGGAGACCACCCACGATTTCATCGCGGAGCTCGAGTCAGGCAAATACGACTGGATGAAGGACAAACCAGTCGTGTCCTACTGCACGGGCGGAATTCGCTGCGAAATCCTCTCGTCGCTGATGAAGAACCGCGGGTTCGAAGAGGTCTACCAAATCGACGGCGGCATCGTGCGCTACGGGGAGAAGTACGGAAACTCGGGTCTGTGGGAAGGCTCGCTCTACGTGTTCGACAAGCGCATGCACACAGAGTTCGGCGCGGGTGCGGACGATGACCCGGAGTTTGTGCAGCTCGGCCACTGCGTGCACTGCGGCGCGCCGACGAACCAGCACTACAACTGCGCGAATGAGCCGGAGTGCCGGCAGCAGTACTTGAGCTGCGAAGCGTGCCGGGCTGAGAACCCGTACTGTGCGGAGTGCTCTCAGGGCGCGTAA
- a CDS encoding universal stress protein, with protein MNPLPLTPELLTSVGPERPLRIAVGWDQSGEEAVHFAGWLARTMPAQIRVISTEKQPWSHLRNKTSKKYKKWLKEIEEKRSGAIREALKEHVPRGAWDEDYAVFRDGSPRYELLTQEVERFHADLVLVGSKPKAAKGRFKATSTADALMHSSPVSVGLAPRAVKLSKKGITRVNFAFLDENDEAANTGIASAAAIAMILDVDLRIMAFSPEETYDYNEQIAPHRAFIDEWNETSLALLDRARDVVSDMAEKLGVQGLKNFEVETRVSAGDGWDTVVDSQKWKKGDVLFLASRPATTNCVFAGPRATDFLEHAPVPVVIFPQR; from the coding sequence ATGAATCCTTTACCCCTCACTCCTGAGCTCCTAACCTCTGTCGGTCCGGAGCGCCCTTTGCGCATCGCTGTGGGCTGGGATCAATCCGGGGAAGAGGCGGTGCACTTCGCTGGCTGGCTTGCGCGCACCATGCCTGCACAGATCCGGGTGATTTCCACCGAGAAGCAGCCCTGGTCGCATCTGCGCAACAAGACCAGCAAGAAGTACAAGAAGTGGCTTAAAGAGATTGAGGAGAAGCGCAGCGGTGCAATCCGGGAAGCGCTCAAGGAACACGTCCCGCGCGGTGCGTGGGACGAGGACTACGCAGTATTCCGCGACGGCTCCCCGCGCTACGAGCTGCTCACGCAAGAGGTCGAGCGTTTTCACGCCGATCTTGTTCTAGTCGGTTCCAAACCGAAGGCAGCCAAAGGACGGTTCAAGGCCACGTCCACCGCGGACGCGCTCATGCACTCGTCGCCGGTCTCCGTCGGGTTGGCGCCGCGCGCGGTGAAGTTGTCGAAGAAGGGCATCACGCGGGTCAACTTCGCGTTCCTCGATGAGAACGATGAAGCCGCGAACACCGGCATTGCCAGCGCCGCCGCCATCGCGATGATCCTCGACGTCGATCTGCGCATCATGGCGTTCTCCCCGGAGGAAACCTACGACTACAACGAGCAGATCGCACCCCACCGCGCGTTTATCGACGAATGGAACGAGACATCCTTGGCCCTCCTCGACCGGGCCCGTGATGTCGTCTCGGACATGGCCGAGAAGCTCGGCGTGCAGGGCCTGAAGAACTTCGAAGTGGAAACCCGGGTCAGCGCCGGCGACGGCTGGGACACCGTGGTGGACTCGCAGAAGTGGAAGAAGGGCGACGTGCTCTTCCTCGCGTCCCGGCCGGCCACAACCAACTGTGTTTTCGCTGGTCCGCGCGCGACCGACTTCTTGGAGCACGCTCCCGTGCCCGTCGTGATTTTTCCGCAGCGCTAG
- a CDS encoding MarR family winged helix-turn-helix transcriptional regulator, translated as MSQINPEDAYAIAKDVRPFLTKLYVAYFRISEQSDLTGPQLSILERLIESGPMRISQLAADEGIRMPTASNTLHQLEQRNLIHRVRDENDRRGVRVEMTDTGIKEYERVSDERVKYVAEMIGTLDNELLPLLQQASRILGPLADSYNTGNVE; from the coding sequence ATGTCACAAATTAATCCCGAAGACGCCTATGCAATCGCAAAGGATGTCCGCCCTTTTCTCACCAAGCTTTACGTCGCTTATTTCCGCATTTCCGAGCAGTCTGACCTGACCGGGCCGCAGCTTTCCATTTTGGAACGGCTCATCGAGTCCGGCCCGATGCGCATTAGTCAGCTCGCCGCCGACGAGGGAATCCGCATGCCGACGGCATCGAATACCCTGCACCAGCTGGAACAGCGCAACCTCATCCATCGCGTGCGCGACGAGAACGACCGCCGCGGTGTGCGTGTGGAGATGACCGATACAGGCATTAAGGAATACGAGCGCGTCTCCGACGAGCGCGTGAAGTACGTCGCGGAGATGATTGGCACGCTTGACAACGAGCTGCTTCCGCTGCTCCAGCAAGCCTCGCGCATCCTGGGCCCATTGGCCGACAGCTACAACACCGGCAACGTCGAGTAG
- a CDS encoding DUF5318 family protein, translating into MFRFEGEVSHEWERRAVLRDFQAGRVQREELCDADFLLKAAGRHHGVDSARPCPICEAVMREVLWIYGDNVGRRSGTARSIDEIDGIVAEVGPVTVHRVEVCERCGWNHLLTESQAVPEL; encoded by the coding sequence ATGTTCCGTTTCGAAGGAGAGGTCTCGCACGAGTGGGAGCGGCGCGCGGTGCTGCGCGACTTTCAGGCTGGTCGCGTGCAGCGCGAGGAGCTTTGCGACGCCGATTTTCTCCTCAAGGCCGCCGGCCGACACCACGGAGTCGACTCTGCCCGACCGTGTCCTATCTGCGAAGCAGTGATGCGGGAGGTCCTGTGGATTTACGGGGATAACGTGGGTCGCCGCTCCGGAACAGCACGCAGTATTGATGAGATTGACGGCATAGTCGCAGAGGTCGGCCCCGTCACCGTTCACCGCGTGGAGGTCTGCGAGCGCTGCGGTTGGAACCACTTGCTGACCGAATCCCAGGCCGTCCCCGAGCTGTGA
- a CDS encoding transglycosylase domain-containing protein — protein MSADKATADKASSKPGAKTGTKPSEKDSSTRVTKKKRRRGQWLAALALAVVLLLLVPLTIFGVNYAKADLPQPGEIDTPQISTIFYNDGQKELARLVPPEGNREQIALDQVPEHVQNAVFAAEDRDFWDNSGFSFTGFGRALLGQLTGNDSAGGGSTITQQYVKNTIVGNERSYTRKFNELVYSIKMTRNWSKEEILTGYLNTIYFGRNAYGIEAAAHAYFSKPAAELSVEEGALLAGLIQLPSQLDPWNNPDEAQNRWDYVLDGMVDQGWLSADERAGAQFPDTRDPETYSAYTEATGPNGLIKNQVIRELEQIGISEADVTNRGLQIKTTIDPHVQQQILDTAETQMATLQEDARTGVVAIDPKNGEVRGYYGGDDPSGWDYADAGLQTGSTFKIFGLAAALQQGIPLSAPYDSSPVTVGSAYITNSGGGGGGMTSMADALKNSYNTSFIRIQSDLDDTTNDTKEMAHALGVARQLPNVPETLTEHGEQPLDGIILGQYQSRVLDMATGVSTLINRGVWHPTHFVQQVTSADGEVLYEFDPEYKERRVNSQVADNVVQAMQPVAGWSHAALAGGRPSAAKTGTVQLGNTGLSKDAWMVGGTPELSVAVWVGTADNTTAIYNSYGGTMFGAQAPAQIWKGVLDGALDGKEYGQFPDAKPINWGVDPYSGGTYGGQKGYSSQDTSYNYSQPSQQRSAAPEPQAPAASAPPPAPAPAPAPPQAPEPAPEPPPSLGEILDELVQ, from the coding sequence ATGTCGGCCGATAAGGCGACGGCAGATAAGGCGAGTAGTAAGCCCGGCGCTAAGACGGGCACGAAGCCGTCCGAGAAAGACTCCAGCACCCGTGTGACCAAGAAGAAGCGTCGCCGCGGGCAGTGGCTGGCAGCCCTGGCGTTGGCCGTTGTGTTGCTTCTGCTTGTGCCGCTGACGATCTTCGGTGTCAACTACGCCAAGGCGGACCTGCCTCAGCCGGGCGAGATTGACACCCCCCAGATCTCCACCATCTTCTACAACGACGGCCAGAAAGAGCTGGCCCGCCTTGTCCCGCCGGAAGGCAACCGTGAGCAGATCGCGTTGGACCAAGTGCCGGAGCATGTGCAGAACGCTGTCTTCGCCGCTGAGGACCGCGATTTCTGGGACAACTCCGGATTCTCCTTCACCGGTTTCGGCCGCGCCTTGCTCGGCCAGCTGACGGGTAATGACTCTGCTGGTGGTGGTTCAACGATCACCCAGCAGTACGTCAAGAACACCATCGTGGGTAATGAGCGTTCTTATACCCGTAAGTTCAATGAGCTGGTCTACTCCATCAAGATGACCAGGAACTGGTCCAAGGAAGAGATCCTCACCGGATACCTGAACACCATTTACTTCGGCCGCAACGCCTACGGTATTGAAGCCGCCGCCCACGCCTACTTCAGCAAACCAGCCGCCGAACTGTCGGTCGAAGAGGGCGCTTTGCTTGCTGGCCTGATTCAGCTGCCCAGCCAGCTTGACCCGTGGAACAACCCGGACGAGGCGCAGAACCGCTGGGACTACGTGCTCGACGGCATGGTGGATCAGGGCTGGCTCAGCGCGGACGAACGCGCCGGGGCCCAGTTCCCGGACACGCGCGACCCGGAGACGTACTCCGCCTACACGGAGGCCACCGGCCCGAACGGTCTGATCAAGAACCAGGTGATCAGGGAGCTCGAGCAGATCGGTATTTCTGAGGCGGACGTGACCAACCGCGGCCTGCAGATCAAGACCACCATCGACCCGCATGTCCAGCAGCAGATCCTCGATACGGCTGAGACGCAAATGGCGACGCTGCAGGAGGATGCCCGTACCGGTGTCGTGGCGATCGACCCGAAGAACGGTGAAGTGCGCGGCTACTATGGTGGCGACGATCCATCCGGTTGGGACTATGCCGACGCTGGCCTGCAGACCGGTTCGACATTCAAGATCTTCGGTCTTGCGGCTGCGCTGCAGCAGGGCATCCCGCTGTCGGCGCCGTACGACTCCTCCCCCGTCACCGTCGGTAGCGCCTACATCACCAACTCCGGTGGCGGTGGCGGCGGCATGACCTCCATGGCTGACGCGCTGAAGAACTCCTACAACACCTCTTTCATCCGCATTCAGTCCGACCTGGACGACACCACCAACGACACCAAGGAAATGGCGCACGCGCTGGGTGTCGCCCGCCAGCTGCCGAATGTCCCGGAAACGTTGACCGAGCACGGTGAGCAACCACTCGACGGCATCATTCTGGGCCAGTACCAGTCCCGCGTTCTGGACATGGCCACGGGTGTGTCCACTCTGATTAACCGTGGTGTGTGGCACCCGACGCACTTCGTCCAGCAAGTCACCTCCGCCGATGGCGAAGTGCTCTACGAGTTTGATCCGGAGTACAAAGAACGCCGCGTGAACTCCCAGGTGGCAGACAACGTCGTCCAGGCGATGCAGCCGGTCGCTGGCTGGTCCCATGCGGCCCTGGCCGGCGGCCGCCCGTCGGCGGCAAAGACCGGTACCGTCCAGCTGGGCAACACTGGCCTGTCCAAGGACGCCTGGATGGTCGGCGGCACCCCAGAACTCTCCGTCGCGGTGTGGGTTGGTACAGCCGACAACACCACGGCCATCTACAACTCTTACGGCGGCACGATGTTCGGTGCGCAGGCCCCTGCCCAGATTTGGAAGGGCGTGCTCGACGGCGCGCTCGACGGCAAAGAATACGGCCAGTTCCCCGACGCCAAGCCAATCAATTGGGGAGTTGACCCCTACTCCGGCGGCACCTACGGCGGACAAAAGGGCTACTCCAGCCAGGATACCTCGTACAACTACAGCCAGCCTTCGCAGCAGCGGTCCGCTGCACCCGAGCCACAAGCACCGGCGGCATCGGCCCCGCCGCCTGCCCCGGCACCGGCCCCGGCCCCGCCGCAAGCGCCAGAACCGGCACCGGAGCCACCGCCGAGCTTGGGTGAGATTCTCGACGAACTGGTCCAGTAA
- a CDS encoding glycosyltransferase family 87 protein — protein sequence MSVDKRRAVWANAADRVQPGKTEPVARGVVETLGGPMGRFAQIGRGRWWTPLRAIMSVAWVFMALGALSKSNCARGKLVDGSLQLNWDGNRQYTSFCYNDIVPLYGGRGLDQPGFVYDYSWQEGDLTRYMEYPVLGGLFQGAMGWLSRNTYPLVSWALPDSGWYFYVTAFVMAVIWVFTARMVAELAGNRIWDTMLVVVSPLLIMHAFTNWDIPSIAFMVGALLAARNKKFWLAGVLIGLGTAFKMWPLFLLGAYLVIALRKKKAMPFVQMLVATVVSWLVVNVPIMLYNYDAWHEFQRLNTERGWEWTTIYAVASRAFGWNGFDSGDGAPVILNAVTLVLFLAGCLFVLVAGLMAPQTPRVAELFVLIVGFFLLFNKVWSPQYSLWLVIPAVLALPHWRLLLSWMTVDMLVWPILMWHMMGTDNLGLPGGMLNLIVVTRDGLIIAIMVLTVMQMYGRRRDKVRDAHFGCDPLLTTPADWEEAKKTWEPQQSSESARSSSGSDSLQGVSSQS from the coding sequence GTGAGCGTCGATAAGCGTCGCGCTGTGTGGGCGAACGCCGCTGACCGCGTGCAACCCGGAAAAACGGAGCCGGTTGCGCGCGGGGTCGTGGAAACCTTGGGCGGCCCCATGGGCCGTTTCGCGCAGATTGGCCGTGGCCGTTGGTGGACACCCCTGCGTGCCATCATGTCGGTGGCCTGGGTTTTCATGGCGCTCGGTGCACTGAGCAAGTCCAACTGTGCGCGCGGCAAGCTTGTCGACGGCTCCCTGCAACTCAACTGGGACGGCAACCGCCAATACACCTCTTTCTGCTACAACGACATCGTTCCCCTCTACGGCGGGCGCGGCCTTGACCAGCCAGGATTCGTTTACGACTACTCCTGGCAGGAAGGCGACCTCACCCGGTACATGGAGTACCCGGTACTGGGCGGACTGTTTCAAGGCGCGATGGGCTGGCTCTCTCGCAACACCTATCCCCTGGTCAGCTGGGCACTGCCGGATTCCGGTTGGTACTTCTACGTCACCGCATTCGTCATGGCGGTCATCTGGGTCTTCACCGCCCGCATGGTGGCCGAGCTGGCAGGTAACCGCATTTGGGACACCATGTTGGTGGTGGTCTCTCCCCTGCTCATCATGCACGCCTTCACCAACTGGGACATTCCCTCCATCGCGTTCATGGTCGGGGCCTTGCTGGCCGCCCGGAACAAGAAGTTCTGGCTCGCGGGAGTGCTCATCGGGCTGGGCACGGCGTTCAAGATGTGGCCGCTGTTCCTGCTGGGTGCCTACCTGGTCATTGCGCTACGCAAGAAGAAGGCCATGCCGTTCGTGCAGATGCTGGTAGCCACGGTGGTGTCGTGGCTGGTAGTCAACGTGCCAATCATGCTGTACAACTACGACGCCTGGCACGAGTTCCAGCGCCTGAACACCGAGCGCGGCTGGGAGTGGACCACGATCTACGCCGTGGCCTCCCGCGCCTTCGGGTGGAACGGCTTCGATTCCGGCGACGGCGCGCCGGTGATCCTCAACGCGGTCACCCTCGTGCTTTTCCTAGCAGGCTGTCTATTCGTTCTCGTCGCGGGATTAATGGCACCACAGACTCCGCGCGTCGCGGAACTGTTCGTGCTCATCGTTGGCTTCTTTCTGCTGTTCAATAAGGTGTGGAGCCCCCAGTACTCGCTGTGGCTTGTCATTCCGGCAGTGCTCGCACTCCCCCACTGGCGCCTGTTGCTGTCGTGGATGACGGTGGACATGTTGGTCTGGCCGATCCTCATGTGGCACATGATGGGCACCGACAACCTCGGGTTGCCCGGTGGGATGCTCAACCTCATTGTGGTCACGCGCGACGGTCTGATCATCGCGATCATGGTGCTCACCGTCATGCAGATGTACGGTCGCCGCCGCGACAAGGTGCGCGACGCCCACTTCGGGTGCGACCCGCTGCTGACCACACCCGCGGACTGGGAGGAGGCGAAAAAGACGTGGGAACCGCAACAATCCTCGGAATCTGCTCGATCTTCATCGGGTTCGGACTCTTTGCAGGGTGTTTCTTCGCAGTCGTGA
- the rpsF gene encoding 30S ribosomal protein S6 has translation MRHYEVMIILDPSQDERTVAPSLDKFLDIVRQDNGKVENVDVWGKRRLAYPIDKKEEGVYVVVNLDCAAETVQELDRRLNLNDTIMRTKVLRTDSK, from the coding sequence GTGCGTCACTACGAAGTAATGATCATTCTCGACCCGAGTCAGGATGAGCGCACCGTTGCCCCGTCCCTGGACAAGTTCCTCGATATTGTCCGCCAGGATAACGGCAAGGTGGAAAACGTCGATGTATGGGGCAAGCGCCGTCTTGCATACCCCATCGACAAGAAGGAAGAAGGCGTCTACGTCGTAGTCAACCTCGACTGCGCAGCCGAGACCGTCCAGGAGCTCGACCGCCGTCTGAACCTGAACGACACCATTATGCGAACCAAGGTTCTGCGCACCGATAGCAAGTAA
- a CDS encoding single-stranded DNA-binding protein: protein MAQGDTPITVVGNLVADPELRFTPQGLAVANFRIASTPRTYNRDTNQWEDGEALFLTCNVWRSVAENVAESLTKGMRVIVNGRLKQRSYQNREGENRTVFEVEVDEVGPSLRYASASVNRNPREGGNQGGGGFGGNQGGSFGNSQGGQNAQNTGGFGNSQGNQGGQNSQSNNQPANDPWNSAPPAGGFGGMDDEPPF, encoded by the coding sequence ATGGCACAAGGCGACACTCCTATCACCGTCGTTGGCAACTTGGTTGCGGACCCTGAACTGCGGTTCACCCCGCAGGGCTTGGCAGTAGCCAACTTCCGCATTGCATCCACTCCGCGTACCTACAACAGGGACACGAACCAGTGGGAAGACGGCGAAGCTTTGTTCCTCACCTGCAACGTGTGGCGGAGCGTCGCCGAGAACGTCGCTGAGTCCCTGACAAAGGGCATGCGCGTGATCGTCAACGGCCGCCTCAAGCAGCGTTCTTACCAGAACCGCGAAGGTGAAAACCGCACCGTGTTCGAGGTCGAGGTCGACGAAGTCGGCCCGTCCCTGCGCTACGCCAGCGCCAGCGTCAACCGTAACCCGCGTGAGGGCGGGAACCAGGGTGGCGGCGGCTTCGGCGGCAACCAGGGCGGCAGCTTTGGTAACTCCCAGGGCGGCCAGAACGCCCAGAACACCGGTGGCTTTGGTAACTCCCAGGGCAACCAGGGTGGCCAGAACAGCCAGTCCAACAACCAGCCCGCGAATGATCCGTGGAATTCTGCTCCCCCCGCCGGCGGTTTCGGCGGCATGGACGATGAGCCCCCGTTCTAA
- the rplI gene encoding 50S ribosomal protein L9 — protein sequence MKLILTAAVENLGEPGDIVEVKDGYGRNLLLPRGLAIPASRGAEKQIEDIKRAQEQRSVRDLDHAKELRDQLDQLQGVTVKVRTAENGKLFGSVKPADIVDAVEAAGGPALDKRRVDMPKGLVTSTGGYQVKVKLHDDVEGKVNFEVVGA from the coding sequence ATGAAGCTGATCCTCACCGCTGCCGTTGAGAACCTTGGTGAGCCCGGCGATATTGTCGAGGTCAAGGACGGCTACGGACGTAACCTTCTGCTTCCGCGCGGCCTGGCCATCCCGGCCTCCCGCGGCGCTGAGAAGCAGATTGAGGACATCAAGCGCGCACAGGAGCAGCGTTCCGTGCGCGACCTGGACCACGCTAAGGAGCTGCGTGACCAGCTCGACCAGCTGCAGGGCGTCACCGTGAAGGTGCGCACCGCTGAGAACGGCAAGCTCTTCGGTTCGGTCAAGCCGGCCGACATCGTCGATGCCGTTGAGGCTGCAGGCGGCCCGGCGCTGGACAAGCGCCGCGTTGACATGCCGAAGGGTCTGGTCACCAGCACCGGCGGCTACCAGGTCAAGGTCAAGCTCCACGATGACGTGGAGGGCAAGGTGAACTTCGAGGTCGTGGGCGCGTAA